In the Candidatus Cloacimonas acidaminovorans str. Evry genome, one interval contains:
- a CDS encoding DUF6754 domain-containing protein, whose product MRLFRSRLIFLLLFLLLLLSTVIIAQKQSDAERYVVEDFKVEDIPADDGTGLMLSWKPLERDKRIIEYRIYRGVSPDTLFFLDAIPVNVKTGVASERMFYYDNSGSEFFDISSPRKLKKEKQQGKNSPLYQKMPRNIPFLAEISGKFSLLSISEKNKYYYSSQKVTLDKPQEQGSEKEKQEEGETYAGLKDNQQTVYCFLNPGEKYYYTIVAVNERRQFQKHAKITAGSPEPNAPEPATALHSVVLEDSRELRFEWELPLYNSDIAQYRIHQTPLFTPTDWDSLRLHPELFQPKTVVLQSGFAGYGSGKNYCQVSIPEEASLEAYINSAYTLELIDADGFSSFSALSKPRIKHSKDLPAKPIIKMEDKPNDKGDRLTVVWEHPICFVVKTTALNNKFNKFRVNYQLNKTETQQVDNIYFEFYKKGEEKPFAKINEFYQDNSVILKVPNNYDYKKGFRVKITLAGKPEIPQDYCIEQDLEYDPSMLAILPTKALYRNGKDVSKISNVVYRKNMASKQLTLVKRNTSYDNSLDVTIPYATIIQKPVNGFTFAQGDTLITYINGEKQARKLKPGDIKTPLALISPNIDLVYDKENETRIETNIFPDLGRKEAQEKVEELTKKIAELKDKITGETDPAVAEQLNQNIEQLQKQLNAYAKNENLINANKIPNRKSRIRYIAKVREDYSRYSTYQVVRTNSRGLFTESDLLKDGDDIFYMKPVSNVFDTNKYTTLVAMLIFGLMVVIFINLAKRGKDLYIRPIAGLEEIDTAVGRATEMGRPIMYMMGYGSLGDVATIASMGILSLVAKKAAEYDIKLIVPVYNYIVMPVVQEIVRDAHYSVGRPDSYDKNSVFFLTDVQFAYVAGVNGIMIRERAATNFYMGYFAAEALLMTETGNGIGAYQIAGTDAITQIPFFITTCDYTLIGEELYAASSYLNREPMQLGTLKAQDYYKFLIFAFVIAGAVLSTFQLTGLSELFPLK is encoded by the coding sequence ATGAGATTATTCAGAAGTCGCCTAATCTTTCTCTTGCTGTTTCTGCTCCTATTGTTAAGCACAGTGATAATTGCACAGAAGCAGTCAGACGCAGAAAGATATGTAGTAGAGGATTTCAAAGTAGAAGATATTCCTGCAGATGATGGAACTGGATTAATGCTTTCGTGGAAGCCCTTGGAGCGGGACAAAAGAATTATTGAATACCGCATTTACAGGGGAGTAAGTCCTGATACCCTTTTCTTTTTAGATGCCATTCCGGTTAATGTAAAAACAGGTGTTGCTTCTGAGAGGATGTTCTATTATGATAATTCTGGCAGTGAATTTTTTGATATTTCTTCGCCTCGCAAGTTAAAGAAAGAAAAGCAGCAGGGTAAAAATAGTCCCTTATATCAAAAAATGCCTCGTAACATTCCTTTTTTAGCAGAAATATCCGGTAAATTTTCTCTGCTTTCCATTAGCGAAAAGAACAAATACTATTACAGCAGTCAGAAAGTTACATTGGATAAACCCCAAGAACAAGGTTCGGAAAAGGAAAAACAGGAAGAGGGAGAAACCTATGCGGGATTGAAAGACAATCAACAGACAGTGTATTGTTTCTTAAATCCCGGAGAGAAATACTATTATACCATTGTAGCGGTGAATGAAAGAAGGCAGTTTCAAAAGCATGCTAAAATTACAGCAGGTAGCCCTGAACCTAATGCTCCAGAACCAGCAACAGCATTACACAGTGTGGTTTTAGAAGATAGCAGGGAATTACGGTTTGAATGGGAACTTCCATTATACAATTCGGACATAGCTCAATATCGTATTCATCAAACACCTCTTTTTACGCCTACGGATTGGGATTCGCTTCGCTTACATCCTGAACTGTTTCAGCCCAAAACAGTAGTTCTGCAAAGCGGTTTCGCAGGTTACGGTTCCGGGAAAAATTATTGCCAGGTTTCTATTCCTGAAGAGGCGTCTCTGGAGGCATATATTAATTCAGCTTATACTTTGGAATTAATAGATGCGGATGGTTTCAGCAGTTTTTCTGCTCTTTCCAAACCCAGGATAAAGCATAGTAAAGACCTTCCTGCCAAACCGATAATAAAAATGGAAGATAAGCCCAATGACAAAGGTGACCGCTTAACTGTTGTTTGGGAACATCCTATTTGTTTTGTAGTTAAGACCACAGCTCTGAACAATAAGTTTAATAAGTTTCGGGTAAATTATCAGCTGAATAAAACCGAAACCCAGCAAGTGGATAACATCTATTTTGAGTTCTATAAGAAGGGTGAGGAAAAGCCCTTTGCCAAAATTAACGAGTTTTATCAGGATAACAGTGTTATCTTAAAAGTTCCCAATAATTACGATTACAAAAAGGGATTTCGGGTAAAAATCACTTTGGCAGGTAAGCCAGAAATACCTCAGGACTATTGTATAGAGCAGGATTTGGAATATGATCCCAGTATGCTGGCTATTTTACCTACCAAGGCACTTTATCGTAATGGTAAAGATGTATCTAAAATCAGCAATGTAGTTTACCGCAAAAATATGGCTTCCAAGCAGTTAACTTTGGTTAAGCGCAATACCTCTTATGATAATTCTTTAGATGTTACAATTCCTTATGCTACTATTATTCAAAAGCCGGTTAACGGTTTTACTTTTGCCCAGGGTGATACTTTGATAACCTATATCAATGGAGAGAAGCAAGCGCGTAAATTAAAGCCGGGAGATATAAAAACACCTTTAGCTTTAATTTCGCCCAATATTGATTTGGTTTATGACAAAGAAAATGAAACGCGCATTGAGACCAATATTTTCCCCGATTTAGGCAGAAAAGAAGCACAGGAAAAGGTGGAGGAGCTAACTAAAAAAATTGCAGAGCTAAAAGACAAGATAACCGGTGAGACCGATCCTGCTGTAGCTGAACAGTTAAATCAAAATATAGAGCAATTGCAAAAGCAGTTAAATGCTTATGCTAAGAATGAAAATCTGATTAACGCTAATAAAATTCCCAACCGGAAAAGCAGAATACGTTATATTGCTAAAGTACGAGAGGACTATTCCCGATACAGCACTTATCAGGTTGTTCGTACTAATAGCAGAGGGCTTTTTACGGAAAGTGACCTGTTAAAAGACGGAGATGATATATTCTATATGAAGCCCGTTTCCAATGTTTTTGATACCAATAAATATACTACCCTTGTGGCAATGCTTATTTTCGGCTTAATGGTAGTTATTTTTATCAATTTAGCCAAGCGTGGTAAGGACTTGTATATAAGGCCAATTGCCGGTTTGGAAGAAATTGATACAGCAGTTGGTAGAGCAACGGAAATGGGACGTCCGATTATGTATATGATGGGATATGGTTCTTTAGGAGATGTAGCTACTATTGCCTCTATGGGAATTTTAAGTTTGGTAGCTAAGAAAGCTGCAGAATATGATATTAAACTTATTGTGCCCGTTTATAATTATATCGTTATGCCGGTAGTTCAGGAAATTGTTAGAGATGCACATTATTCCGTAGGTCGTCCGGATAGTTATGATAAAAACAGTGTATTCTTTTTAACTGATGTCCAGTTTGCTTATGTAGCTGGTGTAAATGGAATTATGATTCGGGAAAGAGCTGCAACTAATTTCTATATGGGTTATTTTGCTGCAGAGGCATTATTGATGACTGAAACGGGTAATGGTATTGGAGCTTATCAAATAGCCGGAACCGATGCCATCACGCAGATTCCCTTTTTTATAACAACCTGTGACTATACTTTAATTGGAGAAGAGCTTTATGCTGCTTCTTCCTATTTGAACCGTGAACCAATGCAACTGGGAACTTTGAAAGCGCAGGACTATTACAAATTCCTGATTTTTGCCTTTGTAATTGCCGGAGCGGTTCTTTCCACTTTCCAGTTGACTGGTCTTAGTGAATTATTTCCCCTAAAATAA